A window of Haliscomenobacter hydrossis DSM 1100 contains these coding sequences:
- a CDS encoding phospho-sugar mutase, translating into MSNAIDAPTRQRIQSWLDGNYDAQTKAAIQALLDANNDTELTDSFYKDLEFGTGGLRGIIGVGSNRMNRYTVGAATQGLANYLNQSFPGQEIKVAIAHDSRNMSPEFARIVADIFSANGIKVFLFKALRPTPELSFAIRHLGCNSGVVITASHNPREYNGYKAYWTDGSQVVAPHDANIVAEVNKIQSVADIHFDGNPALITMIGEEVDAEFLKTIQANSINPAVIKRQHDLKIVFTPIHGTGITLVPKALELVGFTNVHIVKEQAEPDGNFPTVVYPNPEEQEAMSIAMQQAKAMDADLVIATDPDADRVGAAVKNQAGEWQLLNGNQMASLIIYYLLQAWKDAGKLQGKEFVAKTIVTTNIIDAMCAAYGVPCYNTLTGFKYIAQVIRELEGKSKFIAGGEESYGYLIGDAVRDKDAVASCAMIAELTAYAKDQGLSLIDFLTQMYQKHGFYYEGLISLTKKGKAGAEEIQKMMADMRSNLPSSVAGSAPIEVLDYKNLTSKNLRTGVVTPIPQGMGIEPSNVIQLILEDGTKVSARPSGTEPKIKFYVSVNTPLDKPEDFDATLDRLKAKVKAIQTDLGLM; encoded by the coding sequence ATGTCAAACGCAATTGATGCACCAACCCGCCAGCGCATTCAAAGCTGGCTCGATGGCAATTATGATGCCCAAACGAAAGCAGCCATCCAGGCTTTATTGGATGCCAACAACGATACCGAACTCACCGATTCTTTTTACAAGGATCTGGAATTTGGCACCGGAGGATTGCGCGGGATCATTGGTGTAGGCTCCAACCGCATGAACCGCTACACCGTTGGTGCGGCTACCCAGGGCTTGGCCAATTACCTGAACCAGAGCTTTCCCGGCCAGGAAATCAAAGTGGCCATTGCGCACGACAGCCGCAACATGTCGCCAGAGTTCGCCCGCATCGTCGCCGATATTTTTTCCGCCAATGGGATCAAGGTCTTTTTGTTCAAAGCCCTGCGCCCTACGCCGGAGTTGTCCTTTGCCATCCGGCATTTGGGTTGTAACAGTGGGGTCGTCATTACTGCCTCCCACAACCCTCGCGAATACAATGGCTATAAGGCGTACTGGACGGACGGCTCACAGGTCGTAGCGCCCCACGACGCCAATATCGTGGCCGAAGTCAACAAAATCCAATCGGTAGCCGACATTCACTTCGACGGCAATCCGGCCCTGATCACCATGATTGGCGAAGAAGTGGATGCGGAGTTCCTCAAAACCATCCAGGCCAACAGCATCAATCCGGCGGTGATCAAACGCCAACACGACCTTAAAATCGTGTTTACACCCATTCACGGAACGGGGATCACCCTGGTGCCCAAAGCGCTGGAGCTAGTAGGTTTTACCAATGTCCATATCGTAAAGGAGCAAGCTGAGCCGGATGGCAACTTCCCAACCGTTGTTTACCCCAACCCGGAAGAACAAGAAGCCATGTCCATCGCCATGCAACAAGCCAAAGCCATGGATGCGGATCTGGTGATTGCCACCGACCCCGATGCCGACCGCGTTGGTGCCGCTGTAAAAAACCAGGCGGGTGAATGGCAACTGCTCAACGGCAACCAGATGGCGAGTTTGATCATTTACTACTTGCTGCAAGCCTGGAAAGACGCGGGCAAATTGCAGGGAAAAGAGTTTGTGGCCAAAACCATCGTGACTACCAACATCATCGACGCCATGTGCGCCGCTTATGGCGTACCCTGTTACAACACCCTGACCGGTTTCAAATACATCGCCCAGGTGATTCGGGAACTGGAAGGTAAATCCAAATTCATCGCTGGTGGCGAAGAAAGTTATGGCTACCTCATCGGTGATGCTGTACGCGACAAAGACGCGGTTGCTTCCTGCGCCATGATTGCTGAACTCACCGCGTATGCCAAAGACCAGGGCCTGAGTTTGATCGACTTCCTGACCCAGATGTACCAAAAGCACGGGTTTTATTACGAAGGACTGATCTCCCTGACCAAAAAAGGCAAGGCGGGTGCCGAAGAAATCCAAAAAATGATGGCCGACATGCGCAGCAACCTGCCAAGTTCGGTAGCTGGATCGGCGCCAATTGAAGTGCTGGATTACAAAAACCTGACCAGCAAAAACCTGCGTACCGGAGTGGTGACGCCAATTCCGCAGGGCATGGGCATCGAGCCTTCCAATGTGATTCAACTGATTTTGGAAGACGGCACCAAAGTGTCGGCGCGTCCAAGTGGTACAGAGCCCAAAATCAAGTTTTATGTTTCGGTCAATACCCCTTTGGACAAACCCGAGGATTTTGACGCCACCCTGGATCGTTTGAAGGCAAAAGTGAAGGCAATACAGACGGATTTGGGATTGATGTAA
- a CDS encoding SH3 domain-containing protein, translating to MHQLILSKQSRFLLGLALLFVLLGSFRALNVADTTTFYVLAPSGLNLRKDADPNSAKVDLVPLGGKVTLLTAPATKNLSVDQLSGGMAKVKYGDKVGFVFDGYLSQFPAPKQSINTPGDYKLETYVEKLRSGPDVFILHEEHTKDYGGYLSSESAIHIPTQNWQEAFLISKLLLNIPPKFLFPKPSKAVETIIPNPDKKEQAWSDEMKVERDKTGQLISINYYYRSEGGGWGAVITKSTEESGQQKMLKIAYTGIAD from the coding sequence ATGCATCAACTGATCCTCTCTAAACAAAGCCGCTTCCTCCTGGGATTGGCGCTTTTGTTCGTTCTGCTCGGTAGTTTTCGCGCATTGAACGTAGCAGACACCACTACGTTTTATGTGCTCGCGCCCAGTGGCCTGAACCTGCGCAAAGACGCCGACCCCAACTCGGCCAAAGTAGACCTGGTTCCCCTTGGCGGAAAAGTGACGCTGCTCACTGCGCCCGCCACAAAGAACTTGAGCGTTGATCAACTCAGCGGCGGAATGGCCAAAGTAAAATACGGCGACAAAGTGGGCTTTGTTTTTGATGGCTACCTCTCTCAGTTCCCTGCCCCCAAACAAAGCATCAATACGCCTGGCGATTATAAACTGGAAACGTATGTGGAAAAATTGCGCAGCGGTCCGGATGTATTCATTCTGCACGAAGAACATACTAAGGATTATGGTGGCTATCTTTCTTCGGAAAGTGCGATCCACATTCCAACCCAAAACTGGCAAGAGGCTTTTTTGATCTCCAAATTGTTGCTCAATATTCCACCCAAGTTCTTGTTTCCCAAACCCAGCAAAGCAGTCGAAACCATCATCCCCAATCCCGACAAAAAGGAACAGGCCTGGAGTGATGAGATGAAAGTAGAGCGCGATAAAACGGGGCAACTGATCAGCATCAACTACTATTACCGCTCCGAAGGCGGCGGTTGGGGGGCGGTGATTACCAAAAGTACAGAGGAATCAGGCCAGCAAAAGATGCTGAAGATTGCGTACACTGGGATTGCGGATTGA
- a CDS encoding DEAD/DEAH box helicase — MPPHLAQIFYRELQKIVENDQLDAAAQTEACYQLLVVMLMEATKQERLRFVNLFSRMAYAGQKFQLDKKLQFYQHNFRKVAQEVRQKGDLRSDHHFLPGFAFKVVLETIRGLSKTTPPNALINQVPPNWPNTFRPVEIKEYRPLVRVLALEDRKEVQCLVVKDESRPDENILVKYNLPERNEGFNPTIQALRKIFGFPILLNLLEVEVDQEGYYRPQAFVVEPDHLIDVTGIAECFDTDHTVPETYLLKKFLPFSSSSALLLGHIANFFLDELMHNPQQEFPEVFKKVFALNPLAFCLLEDRELIDLRQRSQAHFINLQREIVQNFPAQGIDPEQCYLEPTFYSNIHGLQGRLDALYRHGNKSAIVELKSGKLFKPNQFKINTGHYIQTLLYDLIIRATYGKEIDPTNYILYSALETDNLKFAPVNRSNQWEALQVRNHILALEHTLQRLGLPGNDEDNLVEHTQRLQNLLADYRFQSASRFAQRDQEQFQRVFSALNDIEQAYFTAFTGFIAREHKLSKTGLDGIETINGQAALWLNPFHEKQERFEILSHLTIVDNQARANEAIIRFARSEHTNPLANFRTGDIAVLYPFVNEDQSPLRNQLFKCSIIELSASTVTVSLRSRQFNDQIFQDYTWWNLEHDLMDNSFTAQYRGLYDLASSSTHKRRLLLGVTAPAMPLELGQSSSPAEMTAEQQAIFQAILASQDYFLLWGPPGTGKTSVMLKHLVGHWMDHSKDTILLLAYTNRAVDEICESIEAYAPEMRNRYIRIGSRYSTAPAYQGRLLSILSQRIDTRKELKALISGHRIVVATVASIIGRPELFLLKAFDRVVIDEASQILEPMLVGLLPKFKHFLLIGDHKQLPAVVAQDPELSKVYDTRLHEIGLYDLRNSFFERLYKRTQTQNWHHAYAQLSHQGRMHQEIMTFPSRYFYEERLRILPPETPGHEVQISILDYPQLEKGSTLEQALSSQRMIFCATPLDKNGAAHKANRHEAEMVGELVAKIQALYTHNGRSFTPRSLGIITPYRAQIAQIRQALLQKEIDVDLITIDTVERYQGGARDIIIISLSTNTASQFRSLISLSEEGVDRKLNVALTRAREQLIILGNGDLLSGNAVYRELMGVCFGV, encoded by the coding sequence ATGCCGCCACACCTCGCTCAAATCTTTTACCGGGAACTCCAAAAAATTGTGGAAAACGACCAATTGGACGCCGCAGCCCAAACCGAGGCCTGCTACCAATTGCTCGTCGTCATGCTGATGGAAGCCACCAAACAAGAGCGATTGCGCTTTGTGAACCTGTTCTCGCGCATGGCTTATGCCGGGCAAAAATTCCAGCTCGACAAAAAGCTCCAGTTTTACCAGCACAATTTCCGCAAGGTCGCCCAAGAGGTGCGCCAAAAGGGAGACCTGCGCTCCGACCACCATTTTTTGCCCGGTTTTGCATTCAAAGTGGTACTAGAAACCATTCGTGGCCTGAGCAAAACTACCCCACCGAATGCCTTGATCAATCAGGTGCCGCCCAACTGGCCCAATACTTTTCGGCCCGTAGAAATCAAAGAATACCGCCCGCTGGTGCGCGTGTTAGCCCTGGAAGACCGCAAGGAAGTGCAATGCCTGGTGGTCAAAGACGAGAGCCGCCCGGATGAAAACATCCTGGTCAAATACAACCTCCCTGAACGCAATGAAGGATTCAACCCGACCATTCAAGCCTTGCGCAAGATCTTTGGTTTTCCCATTTTGCTCAATTTATTGGAGGTGGAAGTGGACCAGGAAGGGTACTACCGCCCGCAGGCCTTTGTGGTTGAACCTGATCACCTGATCGACGTAACGGGCATCGCCGAGTGTTTTGACACCGATCATACCGTGCCGGAAACTTACCTGTTGAAAAAGTTTTTGCCCTTTAGTTCAAGTTCCGCACTGCTCCTGGGGCATATCGCCAACTTTTTCCTGGATGAACTGATGCACAATCCGCAGCAGGAATTTCCGGAGGTGTTCAAAAAGGTTTTTGCCCTCAATCCCCTGGCTTTTTGTTTGCTGGAAGACCGCGAACTGATCGACCTTCGCCAACGATCCCAAGCCCATTTCATCAACTTGCAGCGGGAAATTGTGCAGAACTTTCCCGCGCAGGGCATTGACCCGGAGCAATGTTACCTGGAACCTACTTTTTACTCCAATATCCACGGCTTGCAAGGCCGTTTGGATGCATTGTACCGCCACGGCAACAAGTCGGCCATTGTGGAATTAAAAAGTGGAAAACTGTTCAAACCCAATCAGTTCAAAATCAATACCGGGCATTACATCCAGACCTTGCTCTACGACCTGATCATCCGGGCAACCTACGGAAAAGAAATTGACCCGACCAATTACATCCTCTACTCGGCCTTGGAAACCGACAACCTGAAGTTTGCCCCCGTCAACCGCAGCAACCAATGGGAAGCTTTGCAGGTACGCAACCACATCCTGGCCCTTGAACATACCCTGCAACGCCTAGGTCTGCCGGGCAATGATGAGGACAACCTCGTTGAACACACCCAACGTTTGCAAAACCTGCTGGCCGATTACCGTTTTCAATCCGCCAGTCGTTTTGCGCAGCGCGATCAGGAGCAATTCCAGCGGGTGTTCAGTGCCTTGAACGACATTGAGCAGGCCTATTTCACGGCCTTCACGGGCTTCATTGCCCGCGAGCACAAGTTGTCCAAAACCGGGCTGGATGGCATCGAAACCATCAATGGACAAGCGGCCTTATGGCTCAATCCTTTCCACGAAAAACAGGAGCGCTTCGAAATCCTCAGCCACCTCACCATAGTGGACAATCAGGCGCGGGCCAATGAGGCCATCATTCGTTTTGCCCGCAGTGAGCACACCAATCCGCTGGCCAATTTCCGCACGGGGGATATAGCGGTGCTGTACCCTTTTGTGAACGAAGATCAGTCGCCCTTGCGCAATCAGTTGTTCAAGTGTAGCATCATCGAGCTCAGCGCCAGTACGGTGACGGTGAGTTTGCGTTCCCGCCAGTTCAACGATCAGATTTTTCAGGATTACACCTGGTGGAACCTGGAGCACGACCTAATGGACAACAGCTTCACGGCACAATACCGGGGTTTGTACGACCTGGCCAGCAGCAGTACCCACAAAAGACGTTTGTTGCTGGGGGTTACTGCGCCAGCGATGCCCCTGGAGCTTGGTCAAAGCAGTAGCCCAGCAGAAATGACTGCCGAACAACAGGCCATTTTTCAGGCCATTTTGGCTTCGCAAGACTATTTTCTGTTGTGGGGTCCGCCCGGAACCGGCAAAACCAGCGTCATGCTCAAACACCTGGTGGGACACTGGATGGATCACAGCAAAGACACCATTTTGCTATTGGCCTATACCAATCGGGCAGTAGACGAAATTTGTGAATCCATCGAAGCTTACGCCCCCGAGATGCGCAATCGGTACATCCGCATTGGTTCGCGGTATTCTACGGCCCCGGCTTATCAGGGACGTTTATTGAGCATTCTTTCGCAGCGCATTGATACCCGCAAGGAACTCAAAGCGCTGATCAGCGGGCACCGCATCGTGGTGGCCACGGTGGCGTCCATCATTGGGCGCCCCGAACTGTTCTTGTTGAAGGCTTTCGACCGGGTGGTCATCGACGAGGCTTCGCAGATTTTAGAGCCGATGCTGGTGGGTTTGCTCCCCAAATTCAAACACTTTCTGCTGATTGGCGACCACAAGCAGTTGCCCGCCGTGGTAGCGCAAGACCCGGAGCTTTCCAAGGTGTACGATACGCGCTTGCACGAGATTGGCCTGTACGATTTGCGCAACTCATTTTTCGAACGTTTATACAAACGCACCCAAACGCAAAACTGGCACCATGCCTATGCGCAGTTGAGCCACCAGGGGCGCATGCACCAGGAGATCATGACTTTTCCCAGTCGGTATTTTTACGAAGAACGACTGCGCATTTTACCCCCGGAAACACCGGGGCATGAGGTGCAAATCAGCATTTTGGATTACCCACAATTGGAAAAAGGCTCAACCTTGGAACAGGCTCTGAGCAGCCAGCGGATGATCTTTTGTGCCACGCCACTCGACAAGAACGGAGCCGCTCACAAAGCCAATCGCCACGAAGCGGAAATGGTGGGCGAACTGGTCGCAAAAATCCAGGCGCTTTATACGCATAATGGACGATCCTTCACCCCGCGCAGCCTGGGTATCATCACTCCCTACCGCGCCCAAATTGCTCAAATTCGCCAGGCATTACTACAAAAAGAAATCGATGTAGACCTGATTACCATCGATACCGTAGAGCGCTACCAAGGTGGCGCGCGCGACATCATCATCATTTCGCTGAGTACCAATACTGCGAGTCAGTTTCGTTCCTTGATCTCGCTGTCGGAAGAAGGGGTGGATCGGAAGTTGAATGTGGCGCTGACCCGGGCCAGGGAGCAGTTGATCATTTTGGGGAATGGGGACTTGTTGAGCGGGAATGCGGTGTATCGGGAATTGATGGGGGTGTGTTTTGGGGTGTAG
- a CDS encoding putative toxin-antitoxin system toxin component, PIN family, which produces MAKRKRYKIILDTNWYVSASINRNSRRRLYDLLINESLTIFYSSELLAEYESVIFRKKFEKYIRQEQVNRFIRLVLTRLKRVEIKTLIKLSRDAKDNFLLSMAIDCGANYLVTGDPDLLILNEFGKTKILTMAEFLKIVG; this is translated from the coding sequence ATGGCGAAAAGGAAAAGGTATAAAATTATCCTTGATACGAATTGGTATGTTAGCGCTTCCATCAATCGAAACTCCAGGCGTCGACTTTACGACCTGTTGATCAATGAGAGCTTAACGATATTCTACTCTAGCGAACTTTTGGCTGAATACGAGTCCGTCATCTTTAGGAAAAAATTTGAGAAATATATTCGCCAAGAACAAGTAAATCGGTTTATTCGTCTGGTTTTAACCCGACTAAAACGGGTCGAAATAAAAACCTTGATTAAGTTGAGCCGAGATGCCAAAGATAATTTCCTCTTGTCTATGGCCATAGACTGTGGTGCTAATTATTTGGTGACGGGTGATCCGGATTTGTTGATATTGAATGAATTTGGCAAAACAAAGATTCTTACAATGGCTGAATTCTTAAAGATTGTTGGATAA
- a CDS encoding DUF2306 domain-containing protein — protein MTKKVLTPLFIFFAIAIGFYPLAYLMGDMRMGLLASKSTQLLSNQLWYFGFYTHISFGGLALLSGCTQFLPKLRQKRLSLHRTLGKVYIGSVLLSGSAGFGIGFAASAGPVAQAGFVTLAVAWLFTTIKAYLSIKRKNVSEHREWMTRSYALCFAAVTLRLWLPLFLGGLAMPFDTAYPIIAWLAWVPNLLVAELIIRLKK, from the coding sequence ATGACCAAAAAAGTCCTTACTCCCCTATTCATCTTCTTCGCCATTGCCATCGGTTTTTACCCCTTAGCCTATCTCATGGGCGACATGCGCATGGGGTTATTGGCCAGTAAATCGACTCAATTGTTGAGCAACCAACTTTGGTATTTTGGGTTTTACACCCACATCAGCTTTGGCGGATTGGCCTTATTGAGTGGCTGCACCCAGTTTTTACCCAAGCTGCGCCAAAAACGCTTGTCTTTGCACCGCACTTTGGGCAAGGTGTACATTGGTTCGGTTTTGCTCAGCGGTTCGGCGGGTTTCGGTATTGGGTTTGCCGCCAGTGCTGGGCCGGTAGCGCAGGCGGGATTCGTCACCCTGGCCGTTGCCTGGTTGTTTACCACCATAAAAGCCTATCTATCGATCAAAAGAAAAAATGTCAGCGAGCATCGGGAATGGATGACCCGCAGCTATGCCTTGTGTTTTGCAGCGGTGACCCTGCGCCTGTGGCTGCCTTTGTTTTTAGGAGGACTGGCGATGCCATTTGATACCGCTTACCCCATTATTGCTTGGCTGGCCTGGGTACCCAATTTATTGGTAGCAGAGTTGATCATTCGATTAAAGAAATAA
- a CDS encoding GAF domain-containing protein, translating into MSASAEMPYFIKPSLNLDAEAKRAAYEQAQMAIDANLEGETDRILKMATINSVLKTYLPYYYWAGFYVVKNGRLSVGPYQGTLGCLHIEFSRGVCGKAAREQKTQIVDDVHALDQGSAHIACDPNSASEIVVPVFNPQGELIAVYDVDSTQHSSFDEIDQGYLEKILEKHFRLSALE; encoded by the coding sequence ATGTCCGCATCCGCAGAAATGCCCTATTTCATCAAACCTTCGCTCAATCTGGATGCGGAGGCCAAACGTGCCGCTTACGAACAAGCGCAAATGGCCATTGATGCCAATCTGGAAGGTGAAACTGACCGCATCCTTAAAATGGCGACCATCAATTCTGTGCTCAAAACCTATTTGCCATATTATTACTGGGCGGGTTTTTATGTGGTGAAAAATGGGCGACTCTCGGTAGGTCCTTACCAGGGTACTTTGGGCTGTTTGCACATCGAGTTCAGCCGAGGCGTTTGCGGCAAAGCCGCCCGGGAGCAAAAAACCCAAATCGTAGATGATGTTCATGCCCTTGATCAGGGTAGCGCGCACATTGCCTGTGATCCCAACTCGGCTTCAGAAATTGTGGTGCCGGTTTTCAATCCCCAGGGTGAACTCATCGCGGTGTACGATGTAGACAGCACGCAGCACAGTTCATTTGATGAAATTGATCAGGGATATTTGGAAAAAATCCTGGAGAAACATTTTCGGCTGAGTGCCTTAGAATAA
- a CDS encoding GNAT family N-acetyltransferase, translating into MEIIIRRATHADLNAIHDLVRDLAVYEKAENEFIATIEEYERDFSNSVFQAIVAEMDNQVVGMALYYVAYSTWKGKMLFLEDFVVKETHRRYGLGQRLFDAFLDEARLQGCRMVKWQVLDWNEPALRFYRKNEAIIEEGWWNGKIFFAENF; encoded by the coding sequence ATGGAAATCATCATCCGGCGGGCTACCCATGCCGACCTGAACGCCATACACGATTTGGTGCGCGATTTGGCGGTTTACGAAAAAGCTGAAAACGAGTTTATTGCCACCATTGAAGAATATGAACGCGATTTCAGCAATAGTGTTTTTCAAGCCATCGTGGCGGAAATGGACAATCAGGTGGTGGGCATGGCGCTGTATTACGTAGCGTACTCCACCTGGAAAGGGAAAATGCTCTTTTTGGAAGACTTCGTGGTGAAAGAAACGCACCGCCGTTACGGCCTGGGTCAAAGATTATTTGATGCCTTCCTGGATGAAGCCCGTCTTCAGGGCTGTCGCATGGTCAAATGGCAAGTCTTGGACTGGAACGAGCCCGCATTGCGCTTTTACCGCAAAAACGAAGCCATCATCGAAGAAGGCTGGTGGAACGGAAAAATCTTTTTTGCGGAAAATTTTTAA